One part of the Paroedura picta isolate Pp20150507F chromosome 5, Ppicta_v3.0, whole genome shotgun sequence genome encodes these proteins:
- the CNOT2 gene encoding CCR4-NOT transcription complex subunit 2 yields MFGASRKKFVEGVDSDYHDENMYYSQSSMFPHRSEKDMLASPSTSGQLSQFGASLYGQQSALGLPMRGLSNNTPQLNRSLSQGTQLPSHVTPTTGVPTMSLHTPPSPSRGILPMNPRNMMNHSQVGQGIGIPSRTNSMSSSGLGSPNRSSPSIICMPKQQPSRQPFTVNSMSGFGMNRNQAFGMNNSLSSNIFNGTDGSENVTGLDLSDFPALADRNRREGSGNPTPLINPLAGRAPYVGMVTKPASEQTQDFSIHNEDFPALPGSNYKDPTSSNDDSKSNLNASSKTSSSADGPKFPGDKSSTTQNNNQQKKGIQVLPDGRVTNIPQGMVTDQFGMIGLLTFIRAAETDPGMVHLALGSDLTTLGLNLNSPENLYPKFASPWASSPCRPQDIDFHVPSEYLTNIHIRDKLAAIKLGRYGEDLLFYLYYMNGGDVLQLLAAVELFNRDWRYHKEERVWITRAPGMEPTMKTNTYERGTYYFFDCLNWRKVAKEFHLEYDKLEERPHLPSTFNYNPAQQAF; encoded by the exons ATGTTTGGTGCTTCAAGAAAGAAGTTTGTAGAGGGGGTTGACAGTGACTACCATGATGAAAACATGTACTACAGCCAGTCATCGATGTTTCCACATCGATCAGAAAAAGAT ATGTTGGCATCACCATCAACATCAGGTCAGCTGTCTCAGTTTGGGGCAAGTTTATACGGGCAACAAA GTGCACTAGGCCTTCCAATGAGGGGATTGAGCAACAATACCCCTCAGTTAAATCGCAGCTTATCGCAAGGCACTCAGTTACCAAGCCACGTAACGCCAACAACAGGGGTACCAACAATGTCACTTCACACGCCTCCATCTCCGAGCAG AGGTATATTGCCTATGAATCCTAGGAATATGATGAACCACTCCCAGGTTGGACAAGGCATCGGAATTCCCAGTAGGACAAACAGCATGAGCAGTTCAGGATTAGGCAGCCCAAACCGAAGCTCACCCAGCATAATCTGTATGCCAAAGCAGCAACCCTCTCGACAACCTTTTACTGTGAACAG TATGTCTGGATTTGGAATGAACAGGAATCAGGCATTTGGAATGAATAACTCTTTATCAAGTAACATTTTTAATGGAACGG atggCAGTGAAAATGTGACGGGACTGGAcctttcagattttcctgcactAGCAGACAGAAACCGAAGGGAAGGAAGTGGGAACCCAACTCCACTAATAAATCCTTTAGCTGGAAGGGCACCCTATG TTGGAATGGTAACAAAACCAGCAAGTGAGCAAACCCAGGACTTCTCAATACACAACGAAGATTTTCCAGCATTACCAGGCTCCAACTACAAAGACCCAACATCAAGTAATGATGACAGTAAATCA AATTTGAATGCATCGAGCAAAACGTCCTCTAGTGCAGACGGACCCAAATTTCCTGGAGATAAAAGTTCAACCACGCAAAACAATAACCAGCAGAAAAAAGGGATCCAGGTGTTACCTGATG GTCGGGTAACCAACATTCCTCAAGGGATGGTGACAGATCAGTTTGGAATGATTGGTTTGTTAACATTCATCAGGGCAGCAGAAACGGACCCTGGCATGGTGCATCTCGCATTAGGAAGTGACTTGACAACATTAGGTCTCAATCTGAATTCACCTGA aaatcTTTATCCCAAATTTGCATCACCTTGGGCTTCTTCACCTTGTCGACCTCAAGACATAG ACTTCCATGTTCCATCTGAATACTTAACAAACATTCACATTAGGGATAAG TTGGCTGCAATAAAGCTTGGCCGCTATGGGGAAGATCTACTGTTTTATCTGTATTACATGAATGGAGGAGATGTATTACAGCTATTAGCAGCAGTAGAGCT ATTTAACCGAGATTGGAGATACCACAAAGAAGAACGAGTATGGATAACCAGGGCACCAGGCATGGAGCCAACAATGAAAACCAATACATACGAAAGGGGAACATATTACTTCTTTGACTGTCTTAACTGGAGAAAAGTAGCAAAG GAGTTCCATCTGGAATACGACAAACTAGAAGAAAGGCCTCATCTGCCATCAACATTCAACTACAACCCTGCTCAGCAAGCCTTCTAA